The Cytobacillus firmus genome segment CATAAAGTAGCCTGCAAGAATCAGTGCTACAAATAAAAAGAAATATGGACTCCAAAGTGCACGGAAACCGAATATTTCCAAAGACATGCTATCACCTCATTAAATATTGCTCAACCGAACTTAAACGTTTCCAATACTAAGCGATATTGACAAGTACTATTATACTCTCTTCAGTCAGCAATCTCAATAAAACGGAAAATAGGTATTAATTGCAAATACTTCATTACATAAAAAGAAAACCGGCCAACAGCCGATTTTCTTTTGAACTTACCACCAAATAACAGTCAAGAAAGCAATGATTGTGATAAATCCGACAAATGCTCCTGAATATAAGAACAATGACGGTGCTTCATGACCTTTGTGGCTCATATGCATGAAATAATATAATTGGAAGACTACTTGCACAAGTGCAAGAATCAGGATGAACGGCACTATAAACCATCCGGAGAAACCTTCATAACCTGCTGCTACGAAGGCAACAATTGTCAGGAAGATCATTAGTGCAAACGTGATAACTTGATGTCTCATCTCTTCTGCACTTTTTTTGCGTCTATATTCAATGTCTACTCTTGGGTTACCTGAGTTTGGTTGTTGATTGGCCATCAGTTTATCCCACCATTCCCATTAAATATACTACTGTGAAGATGAACACCCAAACAACGTCGATAAAGTGCCAGTATAGGCTGGCTACATAGAACTTAGGAGCATTGTAAAGGCTCAATCCTCTTTTGCTGTTGCGGATCATCAAAGTAGTGATCCACAGTAAACCGAATGCCACGTGAGCACCATGGAAACCAACTAACGTGTAGAAGGCTGAACCAAAGGCACTGCTTGTGAAGCTATGATGGAACTCATGCACATAGTGATTGAACTCGTAAATTTCTAAACCAAGGAATCCAAGTCCAAGCAAAACAGTAATTCCAAGCCATAGCTGCATTTTTTTGAAGTTGAAGTTCTTCATGTGATACATAGCATATACGCTTGTGAGCGAGCTTGTTAATAGCAGCATTGTCATAATGAATGCCAATGGAATTTCAAACAAGTCTTTCGCAAGAGCCATGTCACTGCTAGGTACTTTGTCTTTTAAAGCAAGGTAAGTGGCGAATAGGGAGGCGAATAAAACTGTCTCTCCCCCAAGGAAAAACCAGAAACCTAAGAATTTGTTCTTGGCTTCGAGGGTTTGCTTTTCAGGCGACGCAGGCCATGTTTCATAAGTCATTTTTTGTTCAGTAGCCATTATGCCTTAACCCCCTTATCATTATTGTCTTCCAAATCTTCTTTATGAATGTGGTATCCATGATCATCCTTGACAGAACGAACAAACATGGAGCCTAGAGTAATAAGCATACCCACAATTAGTACTGGAATACCCCAGCTGTGTTCTGCGCGGTACATTGCACCAAATGCAGCAACAAATAAACCGAAAGAAATGACAAATGGAATGAACGAGTTGTTTGGCATATGGATATCACCAAGCGGCTCAGCAGGCGACATGCCTTCTTTGCCTTCCATTTTTTCAAGCCAGTATGCATCAAGGCCGCGAATCAGCGGAAGCTGCTTGAAGTTATAGAATGGAGGCGGTGATGGAATGGCCCACTCTAGTGTACGGCCGTCTCCCCAAGGGTCATTGCCAACTTTTTCATTTTTAACGCTAGTAATAACAATATTTATTAACAAGATGATTACTGCAGCTGCCATGAAGAAAGCACCAACAGTACTTACCATGTTCGACGTTTCAAATCCCTGTCCAGGAAGGTAAGTGAAGATACGGCGCGGCATTCCCCAAAGTCCAAGGAAATGCTGGATAAAGAATGTTAAATGGAATCCAATAAAGAATAATACGAACGTAATTTTTCCAAGGAATTCGTTTAACATTGTACCGAACATTTTTGGCCAATAAAGGTGAGCACCCGCAAATAGTGCAAACACAACACCGCCGACAATAACATAATGGAAGTGGGCAACTACAAAGTAGCTGTCATGGTACTGGTAATCCTGTGCAGCAGACGCCAGCATAACACCAGTAACACCTCCGGCTACGAATGAAGGAATAAAGGCAATAGCCCAAAGCATCGGCGTTGTGAAAGTGATGCTTCCGCCCCACATTGTAAATAACCAGTTAAAGATCTTAATACCAGTCGGTACTGCAATTGCCATTGTTGCAACAGCAAAAATCGCGTTTGCAATCGGCCCCATACCAGTTGTAAACATATGGTGAGCCCATACCATGAATCCTAAGAAACCAATAAGAACCGTTGCGAATACCATTGAAGAGTATCCGAAAAGGCGTTTTCTTGAGAATATCGCAAAAATCTCGGAGAAAATACCGAAAGCCGGCAAAACCAAGATGTAAACTTCAGGGTGTCCAAAAATCCAGAAGAAATGTTCCCAGATAATTGTGTTTCCGCCCATAGCAGGATCAAAGAAGTTAGATCCAAACATACGGTCGAAAATTAACAGGAATAGTCCTACTGTTAAAGCAGGGAATGCAAATAAAATTAATGCTGATGTAACAAATGTTGTCCAAGTAAACAAAGGCATACGCATGTATGTCATACCAGGAGCACGCATGTTAATGATGGTAACAAGGAAGTTGATCCCCCCGATTAACGTACCCGCACCTGATATCTGCAGTCCAAGTGCATAGAAGTCGATTCCATGCCCTTCAGAAGCAATTGATAGAGATGCATAAGAAGTCCATCCGGCATCAGGAGCTCCGCCTAAGAACCATGACAGGTTCAAGAAAACTCCACCAAAGAAAAACAGCCAAAATCCTAAAGAATTCAAGAATGGGAATGCAACGTCACGCGCACCAATCTGAAGTGGCATAACAGCATTCATAAAAGCAAAAATCAGTGGCATAGCCGCCAAGAAGATCATCGTTGTACCGTGCATAGTTAAAATTTCATTATACAATCCGGCACTTACAAAGTCATTATTTGGTACTGCAAGCTGGATACGGATGAACATAGCTTCCAATCCGCCAAGCAAGAAGAAAAATCCGCCAGCTATAAGATAAAGGATTGCGATTTTTTTATGGTCAACTGTAGTTAAGTAATCCCATAAAACCGCTCCGAAACCTTTTTTTTGTGCTAAGGTACTCACAATTTTACCTCCCTTTTCAAAAAAATCCCTATTGTTCCATAACTTTCAAGCCCATTAAATATTCTGTCAGGGCATCAAGCTCTTCTTCAGACAATTCACCATAAGTACCTGTCATTTTATTGCCAGGTTTGAATGTTTCCGGATCTCTTAACCAATCCTTAAGATCTTCTTCAGTATGATCAAGGACACCGGCAATACGGTCACGATCACCGAAGTTTGTTAAGTTAGGAGCTAAACGGGCTGCTTCAGGAGCAGTGTTTGCCGGAGTTACAGCATGACAGCCGATACAGCTGTTATTGAAGACTTCCTGACCAGCTTCGGCAAGATCTGTCTCTGCCTTTTTAGGTTCTTTTACTTCTGCCATTGCAGTTGCCCATTGATCAAATTCATCACGTGGAACCGCTTTAACTTTGAAATCCATTAAAGCATGGGAAGGACCGCAAAGCTCAGCACATTTTCCATAAAATAAATTATCGGCATCTGCAGCCTTTTCACTGTCAAACTTGAGCCAGAATTTATTCACGTTGTCCGTGTTCGTATCCAGCTTACCGCCTACAGCAGGAATCCAGAAGGAGTGCTTAACATCAGAAGCAATAAGATTGAAATAAACTTTTTCATCCGTTGGCACAACTAATTCCTGGCCAGTGATAATTTCCTGGTTTGGATACTCAAATTCCCACCAGTATAAGTTTGCACGCACATTAACAACAAGTGCATCTGTTTTGCCATCTTCATTCTTCTTTTCCATTGGACCTACATCAGCAAGCTTAAAGGTAGCTGAAACTGTCGGTACAGCAAGAATAAGAAGCAAAAGAATAGGAATAACAGTCCAAATGATTTCCAGTTTGTGGCTTCCTTCAACTTGTTTTGGAATTCTGTCGTCCTTGCGGCGGAATTTAAAAACAACAATAAAGAAGATTATTGTTACGACCGCAATTACTCCTACCATTATTACAGTACTTAACACCATTAAATCAAATTGTGTCTGCGCCACTTCGCCGGCAGGTTTTAGCGTAGATAAATACGGTTCACCGGAGCAAGCGGAAAGAATGAGCGCCATCATTGCAAACAGAGAAAAAGACGCCACTTTGCAAGCCTTTTCATAGCTTAATCAAACCCCTCTTTCGTAAAGATTTCATTTTTTGAATTGTTTGATCAAAAAATATGGATAAATCCCCTCTCGTTATAAACGAAAAAGGAATTTCCTAACTAAGTTAAATAAGTGTGATAATTACCATGGCTACAAACATGATGGTCAGATATTGCAGGGAGTATACAAACATCAATGTAGCCCATTTAATATCATCATTAAACTTTCTTGCATATAACCCGGTCAATAACCAGCCGATGTTTAAAACTGCAGCAAGTATTATGAATGGCCGTCCAAGTGATGGCATTAGGAATGGCAGCGGCAATAATGCTGCAATCCAGATATAAATATGCCTTTTCGTGGTCTTAAACCCTTTTACTACTGGGAGCATCGGAACTCCAGCAGCCCGGTATTCCTCTACCCTTCTCATAGCCAGTGCATAAAAATGAGGAGGTTGCCAGATAAACACGATAGCGAACAGCACCCATGCCATAGGGTCAAGATTGCCATCCGCAGCTGCCCACCCAATCAGCGGGGGAACTGCCCCTGAAATGCTGCCTATAATCGTATTGGAAACAAACCTGCGTTTAGTCCACATTGTATATAGGACAACGTAGCTGAAAACACCAATTAATCCAATTACAACTGCTGTTGCTGTTGTAAACATTAAAAAGGCCGTACCAAGGCCAATAAGCAGAAAACTCAAAAGTGCCACCTTGCCCGGGTTCACTTTCCCAGTAACAGTTGGCCTCCCTTTTGTCCTTTCCATTAATGGATCAATGTCGCGGTCAATATAATTATTTAAGCTGCAGGAGCCTGCAATAATCAAAGAGGAGCCAATTACTGTATAAAGAACCAGATCCAGATTATTGAAAAATCCTTTTCCTGAAAAATGCAGTGCAAGCCAAAGGCCGGTGAAGGCTGTAATCAGATTGGAATTTACAATGCCAATTTTGATAAGAGCAAGAAAGTCCTTCCAGACTGTAGTCTCAGGAATATCTTGTTGGAGGCTTCGCTCTCTATTTTCAATGGCAGCATCACTCAAAGCCCGTGAGTCAGACATATCTTTTCCTCCTTAATTCCTTACCGCGAACATTACACCTACTATAAAGTATAAATGCACCGAAAGCCATATTCACGATAAAAAACGAGGGGTGAACCCTGGATAAATAATAACCATACTAATAGTTTTCTACCATTAATAATGTATTTAAACTGTTTACTATCTAAATGAAGCTAAACCATTTCTCTGTATATTAAATCACACTTTAAAACTCTTTTGTGAATTTTTTTAGAATAATTTATGACTAATTTGTGTCAAAGTCTAAATTTACTTAAAGAAAGGGTTTGTTTTTGAGATAATAAAACTGTTTCAGAAAACTACGGAGGAATAATATACTCACTTTATGTATTCTGGGTTACTTTTCCGCGACAGGGGACATCCATTTTATACCCCCTTTATATTTCTAGCAAACTCTATTATAAGTTTCAACCTTTTTTACTATAATTAACTTTATAATTTTTATAACTGTTGTAAAAAGCTTTTTATTCCTGTACTATCGAAAAAGTAAATGGACACACATTCATATATGGCTTTTTATAGAATCTTTGTTAAGATAGATAATGGACAAATACGTACTAAATCAATTGTTGACACTATTATTAAACCTAGAATATTTAAAGAAGGTGAAAGGCTTTGCAACGATCTTTAAAATGGCTTGCTGTTCTCACATCTATCGGCATGCTTTTGGTTTTGCTGGGCGGTGCCCTGGTAACGAAAACGGAATCAGGAATGGGGTGCGGGAAATCGTGGCCGCTTTGCAATGGCGAGTTAGTTCCCACCGATATTACTCCTGAACTGATTATCGAACTGGCACACAGACTAGTTTCAGGCGCTATTGGATTTATGGTTCTTATATTATCGATTTGGACATGGAGAAAAATAGGACATATTAGAGAGACAAAGTTTTTAGCGCTGACTTCGCTTTTTTTCCTTATCCTGCAGGCTTTAATTGGCGCTGCCGCAGTAGTCTGGGGGCAATCTGATTTTGTGCTCGCCCTTCATTTCGGGATATCATTAATTTCTTTTGCTGCTGTACTGCTCCTGACTTTGCTTATTTTTGAAGTTGATAAAAAATTCGAGGCAGAAAAGCTTATTATCGATAAAAGAATGAGGAAACATATTATTGGAGTTTCTTTATACAGCTATGCTGTTGTTTACACCGGCGCACTTGTGCGTCATGTAAATGCCAGCCTTGTATGCCGTGACTGGCCGCTTTGTATAAATGGATCTTTCGCACTTCCGGCTAATATATACGAATGGGTGCAAATGGGGCACCGGGCTGCCGCTGGATTAATTTTCATATGGATTGGTTACATTACCTATCTGGCCATTAAACATTACAAGGACCAGAAGGTAATTTACTGGGGCTGGATTATTTCATTTGTCTTAGTATCACTCCAGGTTGCCGCTGGAGCATTAGTTGTTTTAACCAGACTTAACTTGTATATAGCTCTTGCACACGCCTTCTTTATTTCCTGCTTATTTGGAGTACTAAGCTATTTTATCCTCCTGTCTTCACGAAGCAGAAAAAATGAGCTTGCTGTTTCAGCAGTTAAGGAAAAAGAGAAAAGTGATGAATCGGCTATCCCTACTTTCACTTCCATTCCATAAATACAATAAACAAAAGAGCTTCGGCAAATGCCGAAGCTCTTTTGTTTATTTTAGG includes the following:
- the ctaF gene encoding cytochrome c oxidase subunit IVB translates to MANQQPNSGNPRVDIEYRRKKSAEEMRHQVITFALMIFLTIVAFVAAGYEGFSGWFIVPFILILALVQVVFQLYYFMHMSHKGHEAPSLFLYSGAFVGFITIIAFLTVIWW
- a CDS encoding cytochrome (ubi)quinol oxidase subunit III gives rise to the protein MATEQKMTYETWPASPEKQTLEAKNKFLGFWFFLGGETVLFASLFATYLALKDKVPSSDMALAKDLFEIPLAFIMTMLLLTSSLTSVYAMYHMKNFNFKKMQLWLGITVLLGLGFLGLEIYEFNHYVHEFHHSFTSSAFGSAFYTLVGFHGAHVAFGLLWITTLMIRNSKRGLSLYNAPKFYVASLYWHFIDVVWVFIFTVVYLMGMVG
- the ctaD gene encoding cytochrome c oxidase subunit I; the protein is MSTLAQKKGFGAVLWDYLTTVDHKKIAILYLIAGGFFFLLGGLEAMFIRIQLAVPNNDFVSAGLYNEILTMHGTTMIFLAAMPLIFAFMNAVMPLQIGARDVAFPFLNSLGFWLFFFGGVFLNLSWFLGGAPDAGWTSYASLSIASEGHGIDFYALGLQISGAGTLIGGINFLVTIINMRAPGMTYMRMPLFTWTTFVTSALILFAFPALTVGLFLLIFDRMFGSNFFDPAMGGNTIIWEHFFWIFGHPEVYILVLPAFGIFSEIFAIFSRKRLFGYSSMVFATVLIGFLGFMVWAHHMFTTGMGPIANAIFAVATMAIAVPTGIKIFNWLFTMWGGSITFTTPMLWAIAFIPSFVAGGVTGVMLASAAQDYQYHDSYFVVAHFHYVIVGGVVFALFAGAHLYWPKMFGTMLNEFLGKITFVLFFIGFHLTFFIQHFLGLWGMPRRIFTYLPGQGFETSNMVSTVGAFFMAAAVIILLINIVITSVKNEKVGNDPWGDGRTLEWAIPSPPPFYNFKQLPLIRGLDAYWLEKMEGKEGMSPAEPLGDIHMPNNSFIPFVISFGLFVAAFGAMYRAEHSWGIPVLIVGMLITLGSMFVRSVKDDHGYHIHKEDLEDNNDKGVKA
- the cyoE gene encoding heme o synthase, which encodes MSDSRALSDAAIENRERSLQQDIPETTVWKDFLALIKIGIVNSNLITAFTGLWLALHFSGKGFFNNLDLVLYTVIGSSLIIAGSCSLNNYIDRDIDPLMERTKGRPTVTGKVNPGKVALLSFLLIGLGTAFLMFTTATAVVIGLIGVFSYVVLYTMWTKRRFVSNTIIGSISGAVPPLIGWAAADGNLDPMAWVLFAIVFIWQPPHFYALAMRRVEEYRAAGVPMLPVVKGFKTTKRHIYIWIAALLPLPFLMPSLGRPFIILAAVLNIGWLLTGLYARKFNDDIKWATLMFVYSLQYLTIMFVAMVIITLI
- a CDS encoding COX15/CtaA family protein, with the translated sequence MQRSLKWLAVLTSIGMLLVLLGGALVTKTESGMGCGKSWPLCNGELVPTDITPELIIELAHRLVSGAIGFMVLILSIWTWRKIGHIRETKFLALTSLFFLILQALIGAAAVVWGQSDFVLALHFGISLISFAAVLLLTLLIFEVDKKFEAEKLIIDKRMRKHIIGVSLYSYAVVYTGALVRHVNASLVCRDWPLCINGSFALPANIYEWVQMGHRAAAGLIFIWIGYITYLAIKHYKDQKVIYWGWIISFVLVSLQVAAGALVVLTRLNLYIALAHAFFISCLFGVLSYFILLSSRSRKNELAVSAVKEKEKSDESAIPTFTSIP